One region of Streptomyces leeuwenhoekii genomic DNA includes:
- the nuoK gene encoding NADH-quinone oxidoreductase subunit NuoK, protein MHLAYPAVLSALLFCTGLYGVLARRNAILVLMSVELMLNAVNLNLVAFDVWLSKAAEETLHSGQALTLFTIAIAAAEIGIGLAIVLAVHRNRGTADIDKLRDTAEGHGTDDTDRDALTAAEAEKAEATA, encoded by the coding sequence ATGCACCTCGCCTACCCCGCCGTCCTGTCCGCCCTCCTGTTCTGCACGGGCCTGTACGGCGTCCTCGCCCGCCGCAACGCGATCCTCGTGCTGATGTCGGTCGAGCTGATGCTCAACGCCGTCAACCTCAACCTGGTCGCCTTCGACGTCTGGCTCAGCAAGGCGGCCGAGGAGACCCTGCACTCCGGCCAGGCCCTGACCCTGTTCACCATCGCCATCGCCGCCGCCGAGATCGGCATCGGCCTGGCGATCGTCCTCGCCGTCCACCGCAACCGCGGCACCGCGGACATCGACAAGCTCCGCGACACCGCCGAGGGACACGGCACCGACGACACCGACCGAGACGCCCTCACGGCCGCCGAGGCCGAGAAGGCCGAGGCCACCGCGTGA